The following are encoded in a window of Castanea sativa cultivar Marrone di Chiusa Pesio chromosome 5, ASM4071231v1 genomic DNA:
- the LOC142633937 gene encoding putative ribose-5-phosphate isomerase 4, chloroplastic produces MASLLSSSSSSSSSSTFLKLVHFPSAFEFDGIGRRRRRRRKNNSVLKFTRSCLADASSLVLAAHHTVDRYIRSSMVIGLGSGCASGMAIQYMGRQLRAGALKDIVGVPTSVGSASEAAKAGIPLNQYQDCSQIDFAFDDADIIEEGTLVAVIGRQRLQGEESILQEKSVLNAANKLAFMITESQYKGGLDGSVPVLVQSLNWMEIAEKIDDLFLGDAEVWRRPSIGQADPHGGNNPLVTKEGHNVLDLIFTSPILSLAEVAKSLDKVDGVVDHGVISKFPCSAVIASEDGLQIVDSLPRNAMEAL; encoded by the exons ATGGCATCACTactttcatcttcatcatcatcatcatcgtcatcaacTTTTCTAAAGCTCGTGCATTTTCCCTCAGCTTTTGAATTTGATGGCATtggcagaagaagaagaagacgaagaaagaACAATTCTGTCCTCAAGTTTACTCGGTCATGTCTTGCTGATGCTTCTTCTCTCGTCCTTGCAGCCCATCACACT GTGGATAGATACATAAGAAGCAGCATGGTTATTGGGTTGGGGTCTGGTTGTGCTTCTGGTATGGCCATACAATATATGGGTCGGCAACTTCGCGCTGGTGCTTTAAAAGATATAGTAGGAGTACCTAC GTCCGTTGGAAGTGCAAGTGAAGCTGCAAAGGCAGGAATTCCATTAAATCAGTACCAAGATTGCTCTCAA ATTGATTTTGCATTTGATGATGCTGATATTATAGAAGAAGGAACACTTGTTGCTGTCATCGGACGCCAGAGATTACAAGGTGAGGAGTCAATACTCCAAGAGAAG TCTGTACTAAATGCAGCCAACAAGCTTGCATTCATGATCACAGAAAGCCAGTATAAAGGTGGTCTAGATGGATCTGTTCCAGTTTTAGTTCAATCT CTCAACTGGATGGAAATTGCTGAAAAGATCGATGACCTGTTTTTAGGTGATGCTGAG GTATGGAGGAGACCATCTATAGGGCAAGCAGATCCACACGGGGGTAATAACCCGTTAGTCACTAAAGAAGGACATAATGTTCTCGATCTCATATTTACATCTCCAATTCTAAGCCTTG CTGAAGTAGCTAAAAGCCTTGATAAAGTCGATGGGGTTGTGGATCATGGAGTCATAAGCAAGTTCCC